In one window of Gloeocapsa sp. DLM2.Bin57 DNA:
- a CDS encoding shikimate kinase: MMGTGKTTIGQILAPQLDYRFFDCDHLLEKVAQTSIQEIFATQGEIAFRELETQILSQLYAYTRSVIATGGGIVLKPENWSYLRHGLVIWLDASVELLCQRLTADQTRPLLQNTDLEAKLTALSKQRRHLYAEADLQIIIQPEQTPEAIASEILAQIPTVLKPEI; encoded by the coding sequence ATGATGGGTACTGGTAAAACCACCATTGGTCAAATTTTAGCCCCACAATTAGACTATCGTTTCTTTGATTGTGATCATCTCTTGGAAAAAGTAGCCCAAACTAGTATCCAAGAAATCTTCGCTACTCAAGGAGAAATCGCTTTTCGTGAGTTGGAAACCCAAATCTTAAGTCAATTATACGCTTATACTCGCTCGGTTATTGCTACAGGTGGAGGAATAGTCTTAAAACCAGAAAACTGGAGTTATTTACGTCATGGGTTGGTTATTTGGTTAGACGCTTCTGTAGAATTACTTTGTCAACGTTTAACCGCTGATCAAACTCGACCTCTTTTACAGAATACTGATTTAGAAGCTAAATTAACTGCTTTATCAAAACAAAGACGTCATCTCTACGCAGAAGCAGATCTACAAATTATTATACAACCAGAACAAACTCCAGAAGCGATCGCCTCTGAAATTCTCGCACAAATTCCCACAGTTTTAAAACCAGAGATTTAG